The following coding sequences are from one Thamnophis elegans isolate rThaEle1 chromosome 5, rThaEle1.pri, whole genome shotgun sequence window:
- the LOC116508986 gene encoding ubiquinol-cytochrome-c reductase complex assembly factor 2, translating to MASARYRRFLKLCEEWPVEETKRGRDLGVVVRQKVMQAFREGENTQIADPVTCDEIFESLTKIHTNYYRNKYPRLRDTNFSGVPVEECKLVLATEQLKQMEEGKLGKLKRLREKFSAKHHKEDSK from the exons ATGGCGTCTGCGCGGTACCGGCGCTTCTTGAAGCTATGCGAGGAGTGGCCCGTGGAGGAGACCAAACGCGGCCGTGATTTGGGAGTCGTGGTGCGGCAGAAAGTGATGCAGGCTTTCCGTGAGGGAGAGAATACCCAG ATTGCTGACCCAGTGACTTGTGATGAAATTTTTGAAAGTTTAACCAAAATTCATACTAACTATTATAGAAATAAG TATCCACGTCTGAGAGATACAAACTTCTCTGGAGTGCCAGTGGAAGAATGCAAGTTGGTCCTTGCAACAG AACAACTGAAGCAAATGGAAGAAGGAAAGCTTGGAAAATTGAAAAGGTTACGTGAAAAATTCTCTGCCAAGCATCACAAAGAAGATTCTAAATAA